One Camelina sativa cultivar DH55 chromosome 3, Cs, whole genome shotgun sequence genomic window carries:
- the LOC104773408 gene encoding probable splicing factor 3A subunit 1: MTKILPLEAPPVDGNLGPLPPSQLTEEEKETMQAEAEQNNSNRAPASVSTHTKTIGIIHPPPDIKPIVEKTAQFVARYGLVFENKVKAEKADKTHFNFLKSDDPYHDFYRHKITEYSALKQDGAQFTDFDDTTKDPELDAVVADDESVSCDAKPDLQARFRVPSSKPLEAPEPQKYTVRLPEGITGEELDIIKLTAQFVARNGKSFLTGLTSREGNNLQFQFMKPTHSMFTFFTSLVDAYSEVLLRPPKDLKEKMIKSVASLTTVLERCLNRLEWDRSQEQQSKKEEEEKEKERVQMAMIDWHDFAVVELIDFADEEDEDLPPSMTLDEVIRRSKVSAMEKDEVVESGKEVEMEMDEDEVQFVAEGMRAANLEENGCSVQIENVHGEEAPMRIVKNWKRPEDRMITERDPTKVVISPITGEMIPINEMSEHMRISLIDPKFKEQKDRMFAKIRETTLAQDDEIAKNIVGLARLRPDIFGTTEEEVSNAVKAEIEQKKDEQPKQVIWDGHTGSIGRTANQALTQNANGEEQGDGVYVYTNNFPGPAALPPPPNLALNLPRPPPTFQYPGPPRPLVVPMMQPMQPMHQQHQFSMPGPLGQPSMMMNQPPQMQSVMHVPPPPGSQFPRMEIPRPYGQLPSHSMGVMQRPPLPGLLAPPPPLLEEPEPKRQKFDESSLVPEDQFLAQHPGSATIRVSVPKRDDESKVIEISVQSLSENVGSLKVKIAGEIDIPANKQKLSGKAGFLKDNMSLAHYNVGAGEILTLSARDRGGRKR; encoded by the exons ATGACGAAGATACTTCCACTAGAGGCTCCTCCTGTTGACGGTAATCTAGGTCCACTTCCTCCGTCGCAACTAacggaggaagagaaagagacgaTGCAAGCAGAGGCAGAGCAAAACAATTCAAATCGAGCTCCCGCGTCTGTTTCTACACACACGAAAACTATCGGGATCATTCATCCACCTCCAGACATAAAACCAATCGTCGAGAAAACGGCTCAGTTTGTTGCCAGATACGGGCTGGTGTTTGAAAACAAGGTTAAAGCCGAGAAGGCGGATAAAACTCATTTCAACTTTCTGAAAAGCGATGACCCTTATCATGACTTTTACCGGCACAAGATCACCGAGTACTCTGCTCTGAAACAAGACGGAGCTCAGTTTACTGATTTTGATGATACTACTAAAGATCCTGAACTTGATGCTGTTGTAGCAGATGATGAGTCTGTATCATGTGATGCAAAACCTGACCTGCAGGCTCGATTTAGGGTTCCTTCTAGTAAGCCTTTAGAAGCTCCTGAGCCTCAGAAGTATACAGTTAGACTTCCTGAAGGGATCACGGGTGAGGAGCTTGATATTATTAAGCTCACTGCTCAGTTCGTGGCACGGAACGGGAAGTCGTTTTTAACGGGATTGACTAGTAGAGAGGGCAACAATCTTCAGTTTCAGTTTATGAAGCCAACACATAGCATGTTCACTTTTTTCACTTCTCTGGTTGATGCGTATTCTGAAGTATTATTAAGGCCTCCTAaagatttgaaagaaaagatgatAAAGAGTGTTGCTAGTTTGACTACTGTTCTTGAGCGTTGCTTGAATCGTCTTGAATGGGATCGTTCTCAGGAGCAACAaagtaagaaagaagaagaagagaaagagaaggagagagttCAGATGGCTATGATCGATTGGCATGATTTTGCTGTTGTTGAGTTGATAGATTTTGCTgacgaggaagatgaagatttgCCACCGTCTATGACACTTGACGAGGTTATAAGGAGGAGCAAAGTATCAGCGATGGAAAAAGATGAAGTTGTTGAGTCTGGAAAGGAGGTAGAaatggaaatggatgaagatgaagttcagTTTGTTGCAGAAGGAATGAGAGCAGCGAACCTGGAAGAGAATGGTTGCTCTGTGCAGATTGAAAATGTACACGGTGAAGAAGCACCTATGAGGATTGTTAAGAACTGGAAGAGGCCAGAAGATAGGATGATTACAGAGAGAGATCCAACTAAAGTTGTTATATCACCAATTACTGGAGAGATGATTCCCATTAACGAGATGTCTGAGCACATGCGGATTTCTCTTATTGATCCTAAGTTCAAAGAGCAGAAGGATCGGATGTTTGCTAAGATTCGTGAGACCACTCTTGCACAAGATGATGAGATTGCTAAAAACATTGTCGGGTTGGCCCGCCTGCGTCCTGATATCTTTGGGAcaactgaagaagaagtctcgaATGCTGTCAAAGCAGAGATTGAGCAGAAGAAAGATGAGCAACCAAAACAAGTAATATGGGATGGTCACACAGGAAGTATCGGTCGCACAGCTAACCAAGCCTTGACTCAGAACGCTAATGGAGAGGAGCAAGGTGATGGTGTTTATGTATATACTAATAACTTCCCTGGTCCAGCtgctcttcctcctccgcctAATCTTGCCTTGAACCTCCCTCGTCCTCCTCCTACTTTTCAGTACCCTGGTCCACCGAGGCCACTTGTTGTTCCAATGATGCAGCCAATGCAGCCAATGCATCAGCAACACCAGTTCTCGATGCCCGGGCCACTTGGACAACCTTCGATGATGATGAACCAACCACCACAAATGCAGTCTGTTATGCATGTGCCCCCTCCACCGGGATCTCAGTTTCCTCGTATGGAAATTCCTAGACCTTATGGTCAGCTCCCATCGCATTCAATGGGGGTGATGCAGCGACCACCTCTGCCTGGGTTGCTTGCTCCCCCACCACCTCTTCTTGAGGAGCCTGAGCCAAAGAGACAAAAGTTTGACGAGTCATCCCTTGTTCCAGAAGACCAGTTTCTTGCTCAGCATCcg GGTTCGGCTACTATCAGGGTTTCTGTGCCAAAAAGGGATGATGAGTCCAAAGTCATTGAGATCTCAGTGCAGTCGTTATCCGAAAACGTGGGGAGTTTGAAGGTGAAAATAGCTGGGGAGATAGATATTCCTGCAAACAAACAGAAGTTAAGTGGAAAAGCTGGGTTCTTAAAAGACAACATGTCGCTTGCACATTACAATGTCGGAGCAGGAGAAATCCTAACATTGTCTGCGAGGGATCGTGGTgggagaaagagatag
- the LOC104773418 gene encoding probable splicing factor 3A subunit 1: MFSSMEILPLEAPPADGNLGTLPPSQLTDQEVEERELLQAEQNNLNQAPAAVATHTRTIGIIHPPPDIRTIVEKTAQFVSKNGLEFEKRIIASNEGNAKFNFLKSADPYHAYYQHKLTEYRAQNKDGAQGTDDSDGTDHSQLDAAAATAADESEAGDAQLDLQAQFRIPPKPLEPPEPEKYTVRLPEGITGEELDIIKLTAQFVARNGKSFLTGLTNREGNNLQFQFMKPTHSMFTFFTSLVDAYSEVLMPPKDLKEKLRKSAADLTTVLERCLHRLEWDRSQEQQRKKEEDEKELERVQMAMIDWHDFVVVESIDFADEEDEELPPPMTLNEVIRRSKVSAMEEDEIVEPGKEVEMEMDEEEVKLVAEGMRAANLEEIVKIENLHDEEAPMRIVKNWKRPEDRIPTERDPTKVVISPITGELIPINEMSEHMRISLIDPKFKEQKDRMFAKIRETTLAQDDEIAKNIVGLARLRPDIFGTTEEEVSNAVKAEIEKKKDEQPKQVIWDGHTGSIGRTANQALTQNANGEEQGDGVYGDPNSFPGPAALPPPRPGFPTVRPLPPPPNLALNLPRPPPTGQYPGPPRPLGVPMMQPMHQQHQLSMPGPPGHPSMMMNRPPQMQSGMPVPPPPGSQFPHMQVPRPYGQLPPHPMGMMQPPPMSGMPPPPPPAEAPPPLPEEPEPKRQKFDESALVPEDQFLAQHPGLATIRVSVPNDDGSKVIEITVQSLSENVGSLKEKIAGEIQTPANKQKLSGKAGFLKDNMSLAHYNVGAGEILTLSMRERGGRKR, from the exons ATGTTCAGTTCGATGGAGATACTGCCACTGGAGGCTCCTCCTGCAGATGGGAACTTAGGTACACTTCCTCCTTCGCAATTAACAGATCAGGAAGTCGAAGAGAGGGAGTTGTTGCAAGCAGAGCAAAACAACTTAAATCAAGCTCCGGCGGCTGTTGCGACTCACACTAGAACTATTGGAATCATTCATCCACCTCCTGATATCAGAACTATTGTTGAGAAAACGGCTCAGTTTGTTTCCAAAAACGGGTTGGAGTTTGAAAAGAGGATTATAGCTAGTAATGAAGGTAATGCCAAGTTCAACTTTTTGAAGAGCGCAGATCCTTATCATGCGTATTACCAGCACAAGCTCACTGAATACCGTGCTCAGAATAAAGACGGAGCTCAGGGTACTGATGATTCAGATGGTACAGATCATTCCCAGCTTGATGCTGCAGCTGCTACTGCTGCTGATGAGTCTGAAGCAGGTGATGCGCAACTCGACCTTCAGGCTCAATTTAGGATTCCTCCTAAGCCTCTTGAACCTCCAGAGCCTGAGAAGTATACAGTTAGACTTCCTGAAGGGATCACAGGTGAGGAGCTTGATATTATTAAGCTCACTGCCCAGTTCGTGGCACGGAACGGGAAGTCGTTTTTAACGGGATTGACGAATAGAGAGGGAAACAATCTTCAGTTTCAGTTTATGAAGCCAACACATAGCATGTTCACTTTTTTTACTTCTCTGGTTGATGCGTATTCTGAAGTATTAATGCCTCCCAAAGATTTGAAAGAAAAGCTGAGAAAGAGTGCTGCTGATTTGACTACCGTTCTTGAGCGTTGTTTGCATCGTCTTGAATGGGATCGTTCCCAGGAGCagcagaggaagaaagaagaggatgagaaagagCTGGAGCGAGTGCAGATGGCTATGATTGATTGGCATGATTTTGTCGTTGTTGAGTCTATAGATTTTGcggatgaggaagatgaagagttgCCACCGCCTATGACACTTAACGAGGTTATAAGGAGGAGCAAAGTTTCAGcgatggaagaagatgaaattgtTGAGCCTGGAAAGGAGGTTGAAATGGAAATGGACGAAGAAGAAGTTAAGCTTGTTGCAGAGGGAATGAGAGCAGCAAACCTAGAAGAGATTGTTAAGATTGAAAATCTACACGATGAAGAAGCACCTATGAGAATTGTTAAGAACTGGAAGAGGCCAGAAGACAGGATCCCGACAGAGAGAGATCCAACTAAAGTTGTTATATCACCAATTACTGGCGAGCTGATTCCCATTAACGAGATGTCTGAGCACATGCGCATATCTCTTATTGATCCTAAGTTCAAAGAGCAGAAGGATCGGATGTTTGCTAAGATTCGTGAGACTACTCTTGCTCAAGATGATGAGATTGCTAAAAACATTGTCGGGTTGGCCCGCCTGCGTCCTGATATCTTTGGAAcaaccgaagaagaagtctcAAATGCTGTCAAAGcagagattgagaagaagaaagatgagcaGCCGAAGCAAGTAATATGGGATGGTCACACAGGAAGTATCGGTCGCACAGCTAACCAAGCCTTGACTCAGAACGCTAATGGAGAGGAGCAAGGTGATGGTGTTTATGGAGATCCCAATAGCTTCCCTGGTCCAGctgctcttcctcctcctcgacCAGGTTTCCCAACAGTCCGGCCATTGCCACCACCTCCTAATCTCGCCTTGAACCTTCCTCGTCCTCCTCCTACTGGTCAGTACCCTGGTCCGCCGAGGCCACTTGGTGTTCCAATGATGCAGCCAATGCATCAGCAACACCAGCTCTCGATGCCCGGGCCACCTGGACACCCTTCGATGATGATGAACCGACCACCACAAATGCAGTCTGGTATGCCTGTGCCCCCTCCACCGGGATCTCAGTTTCCGCATATGCAAGTTCCTAGACCTTATGGTCAGCTTCCACCGCATCCAATGGGGATGATGCAACCACCACCTATGTCTGGGATGCCTCCTCCCCCACCACCCGCAGAGGCACCACCACCTCTTCCTGAGGAGCCTGAGCCAAAGAGACAAAAGTTCGATGAGTCAGCCCTTGTGCCAGAAGACCAGTTTCTTGCTCAGCATCCG GGTTTGGCTACAATCAGGGTTTCTGTGCCAAACGATGATGGGTCCAAAGTCATTGAGATCACAGTGCAGTCATTATCAGAAAACGTGGGAAGCCTGAAGGAGAAAATAGCAGGGGAGATACAAACTCCCGCAAATAAACAGAAGTTAAGTGGAAAAGCTGGGTTCTTGAAGGATAACATGTCGCTTGCACATTACAATGTCGGAGCAGGAGAAATCCTGACATTGTCTATGAGGGAACGTGGTgggagaaagagatag
- the LOC104773397 gene encoding uncharacterized protein LOC104773397 codes for MSELSYSLPSWDLHNLGSLFNQNFNLDAWGLIDESPEHILCSPEMDIGDVSTGYLEDALVELSGRSKRRRLSFNGAEYKPNNDLDHSQNNWGLSENYSCTSSQFAVESPNFSINKCSGEKSSDFSKNSFEPSSTTSKKNDNDEKKSVVYPFGVVKPGGREEDVTLNDINKRILMPSARPVRHPVGDYACRPCVSADGPGLSGKAVVAFTKIQTLGRGTITIIRTKG; via the exons atgagtgagCTTTCCTACTCTCTCCCCTCTTGGGATCTCCATAACCTTGGATCACTCTTCAACCAAAACTTCAATCTGg ATGCATGGGGGCTCATTGATGAATCGCCGGAGCATATATTATGTTCGCCGGAGATGGATATCGGGGACGTTTCCACCGGATACCTTGAAGACGCACTAGTCGAGTTAAGTGGGAGAAGCAAACGGAGACGTCTCTCGTTCAACGGCGCCGAGTACAAACCAAATAACGATTTAGACCATTCTcag AATAATTGGGGCCTGTCTGAGAATTATAGTTGCACGAGTAGTCAGTTTGCAG TTGAATCTCCAAATTTTTCGATCAATAAATGTTCAGGAGAAAAATCGTCAGATTTTTCAAAGAACTCTTTCGAACCATCCTCGACCACGTCAA AGAAGAACGACAATGACGAGAAGAAGAGTGTGGTGTATCCATTTGGAGTGGTGAAACCAGGTGGTCGAGAAGAAGACGTAACCCTAAATGACATTAACAAGAGGATTCTAATGCCATCTGCTCGGCCGGTTCGACATCCGGTTGGAGACTATGCGTGCCGTCCATGTGTATCTGCAGATGGACCGGGTCTATCAGGCAAAGCCGTAGTTGCTTTCACGAAGATACAAACACTAGGGAGGGGCACAATTACTATCATAAGAACTAAGGGgtga
- the LOC104773389 gene encoding 39S ribosomal protein L46, mitochondrial — protein MQRSSLRLLAKPLLESRRGFCTSSDKIVASVLFERLRVVIPRPDPAVYAFQEFKFNWQQQFRRRYPDEFLDIAKNRAKGEYQMDYVPAPRITEADKKNDRKSLYRALDKKLYLLIFGKPFGATSDKPVWHFPEKVYDSEPTLRKCAESALKSVLGDLTHTYFVGNAPMAHMAIQPTEETPDLPSYKRFFFKCSVVAASKYNISNCEDFVWVTKDELLEFFPEQAEFFNKMIIS, from the exons ATGCAGAGATCATCGTTGCGGTTACTAGCTAAGCCTCTCTTGGAGAGCAGGCGAGGGTTTTGCACGAGCTCTGATAAGATCGTAGCTTCGGTGCTTTTTGAGAGATTGCGTGTTGTCATACCCAGACCGGATCCTGCTGTTTACGCTTTCCAGGAGTTCAA ATTCAATTGGCAACAGCAGTTTCGTCGTAGATATCCAGATGAGTTCTTGGACATTGCTAAGAACAG AGCCAAGGGTGAATACCAAATGGACTATGTACCTGCTCCTAGAATTACAGAGGCTGACAAGAAAAATGATAGGAA GTCATTATATAGAGCTCTAGACAAAAAGTTGTATCTTCTCATCTTCGGCAAGCCGTTTGGAGCTACTAGTGACAAACCCGTCTGGCATTTCCCTGAGAAAGTCTACGATTCCGAGCCAACTCTTCGCAAG TGCGCAGAATCCGCTTTGAAGTCAGTCTTAGGAGACCTCACTCACACATACTTTGTTGGAAATGCTCCAATGGCTCACATGGCTATACAACCTACAGAAGAAACACCTGATTTGCCATCTTACAAG AGGTTCTTCTTCAAATGCAGTGTAGTAGCAGCATCAAAATACAACATAAGCAACTGCGAGGATTTTGTGTGGGTAACCAAAGACGAGCTTTTGGAATTCTTCCCTGAGCAAGCTGAATTCTTCAACAAGATGATCATTAGCTGA